A single genomic interval of Homo sapiens chromosome 7, GRCh38.p14 Primary Assembly harbors:
- the LOC101060341 gene encoding uncharacterized protein LOC101060341 isoform X1: MHLSRDPQTLSHGAVRSHTAGGGTIQLQENKLNTPTDSTLCLSRPRTFSSQPPQTKLMTHNGLFRPIPYLTAVSADEATASQQPPQAQLHRYNGLFRPSSCLPAFSPGPELPQVDLTRPSSCFLAASPGPAPASWQPLQAQPLPPVSLYSPNICLTADSSGPASASLWTTQAKLPTFQQLLHTQLLPPSGLFRPSSCLTRAFPGPTFVSWQPSLARFLPVSQQPRQAQVLPHTGLSTSSSCLTVASPGPAPVPGRHLQAQNFLKSASLVPTAASWWPMKAQNLLKLTSPGPAPASCQHLQAQPLPHGGFSRPSSSSGLSLQAQLLPHNSLFWPSSCPAHSGQCRPKTSSSQTLQARLPLRGGMNRPSFDLRTASAGRALASQGLLQAQLLPHGGCPRPSFCLPASSLNRHSSSLTVAHLGPTHDCRAISRPSACLLADS; the protein is encoded by the exons ATGCACTTGAGCAGGGATCCCCAAACCCTGAGCCATGGAGCCGTAaggagccacacagcaggag GTGGGACCatccagttgcaggaaaacaagcttaacacgcccactgattctacattatg cctctccaggcccagaacTTTCTCCAGTCAGCCTCCACAGACCAAGCTCATGACTCACAATGGCCTATTTAGGCCCATACCCTACCTCACGGCAGTCTCCGCAGATGAGGCTACTGCCTCACAACAGCCTCCACAGGCACAGCTCCACCGTTACAATGGCCTCTTtagacccagctcctgcctcccagccttctctccaGGCCCTGAACTTCCTCAAGTCGAcctcaccaggcccagctcatgCTTCttggcagcctctccaggcccagctcctgcatcttggcagcctctccaggcccagcctctgcctcctgtcagccTCTACAGTCCCAACATCTGTCTCACAGCAGATTCTTCAGGCCCAGCATCTGCCTCACTGTGGACCACCCAAGCCAAGCTCCCAACCTTTCAGCAGCTTCTACACACCCAGCTCCTGCCACCCAGTGGCCTCTTTAGGCCAAGCTCATGCCTCACAAGGGCCTTTCCAGGCCCAACTTTTGTCTCATGGCAACCTTCCCTGGCCAGATTCCTGCCTGTCTCCCAGCAGCCTAGACAGGCCCAGGTCTTGCCTCACACTGGCCTGTCTACATCCAGCTCTTgcctcacggtggcctctccaggcccagctcctgtcCCAGGACGTCATCTCCAGGCCCAAAACTTCCTCAAGTCAGCCTCTCTAGTCCCAACTGCTGCCTCCTGGTGGCCTATGaaggcccaaaatctcctcaagttgacctctccaggcccagctcctgcctcctgtcAGCATCTACAGgcccaacctctgcctcatgggggcttctccaggcccagctcttcctctgGGCTGAGTCTACAGGCACAACTGCTGCCTCACAACAGCCTTTTTTGGCCCAGTTCCTGTCCAGCTCACAGCGGCCAATGTAGGCCCAAAACTTCCTCAAGTCAAACTCTCCAGGCCCGCCTTCCGCTTCGCGGTGGCATGAACAGGCCCAGCTTTGACTTGAGAACAGCCTCTGCAGGCCGTGCTCTTGCCTCCCAGGggcttctccaggcccagctcttgccTCATGGCGGCTGCCCCAGGCCAAGTTTCTGCCTGCCTGCCAGCAGCCTCAACAGGCACAGCTCCTCCCTCACAGTGGCCCATTTAGGCCCAACTCATGACTGTCGGGCCATTTCCAGGCCTAGTGCCTGCCTCCTGGCTGACTCTTGA
- the LOC101060341 gene encoding putative uncharacterized protein FLJ44672 isoform X3 has translation MTHNGLFRPIPYLTAVSADEATASQQPPQAQLHRYNGLFRPSSCLPAFSPGPELPQVDLTRPSSCFLAASPGPAPASWQPLQAQPLPPVSLYSPNICLTADSSGPASASLWTTQAKLPTFQQLLHTQLLPPSGLFRPSSCLTRAFPGPTFVSWQPSLARFLPVSQQPRQAQVLPHTGLSTSSSCLTVASPGPAPVPGRHLQAQNFLKSASLVPTAASWWPMKAQNLLKLTSPGPAPASCQHLQAQPLPHGGFSRPSSSSGLSLQAQLLPHNSLFWPSSCPAHSGQCRPKTSSSQTLQARLPLRGGMNRPSFDLRTASAGRALASQGLLQAQLLPHGGCPRPSFCLPASSLNRHSSSLTVAHLGPTHDCRAISRPSACLLADS, from the coding sequence ATGACTCACAATGGCCTATTTAGGCCCATACCCTACCTCACGGCAGTCTCCGCAGATGAGGCTACTGCCTCACAACAGCCTCCACAGGCACAGCTCCACCGTTACAATGGCCTCTTtagacccagctcctgcctcccagccttctctccaGGCCCTGAACTTCCTCAAGTCGAcctcaccaggcccagctcatgCTTCttggcagcctctccaggcccagctcctgcatcttggcagcctctccaggcccagcctctgcctcctgtcagccTCTACAGTCCCAACATCTGTCTCACAGCAGATTCTTCAGGCCCAGCATCTGCCTCACTGTGGACCACCCAAGCCAAGCTCCCAACCTTTCAGCAGCTTCTACACACCCAGCTCCTGCCACCCAGTGGCCTCTTTAGGCCAAGCTCATGCCTCACAAGGGCCTTTCCAGGCCCAACTTTTGTCTCATGGCAACCTTCCCTGGCCAGATTCCTGCCTGTCTCCCAGCAGCCTAGACAGGCCCAGGTCTTGCCTCACACTGGCCTGTCTACATCCAGCTCTTgcctcacggtggcctctccaggcccagctcctgtcCCAGGACGTCATCTCCAGGCCCAAAACTTCCTCAAGTCAGCCTCTCTAGTCCCAACTGCTGCCTCCTGGTGGCCTATGaaggcccaaaatctcctcaagttgacctctccaggcccagctcctgcctcctgtcAGCATCTACAGgcccaacctctgcctcatgggggcttctccaggcccagctcttcctctgGGCTGAGTCTACAGGCACAACTGCTGCCTCACAACAGCCTTTTTTGGCCCAGTTCCTGTCCAGCTCACAGCGGCCAATGTAGGCCCAAAACTTCCTCAAGTCAAACTCTCCAGGCCCGCCTTCCGCTTCGCGGTGGCATGAACAGGCCCAGCTTTGACTTGAGAACAGCCTCTGCAGGCCGTGCTCTTGCCTCCCAGGggcttctccaggcccagctcttgccTCATGGCGGCTGCCCCAGGCCAAGTTTCTGCCTGCCTGCCAGCAGCCTCAACAGGCACAGCTCCTCCCTCACAGTGGCCCATTTAGGCCCAACTCATGACTGTCGGGCCATTTCCAGGCCTAGTGCCTGCCTCCTGGCTGACTCTTGA
- the LOC101060341 gene encoding putative uncharacterized protein FLJ44672 isoform X2: MLLPPGSLSRPRTFSSQPPQTKLMTHNGLFRPIPYLTAVSADEATASQQPPQAQLHRYNGLFRPSSCLPAFSPGPELPQVDLTRPSSCFLAASPGPAPASWQPLQAQPLPPVSLYSPNICLTADSSGPASASLWTTQAKLPTFQQLLHTQLLPPSGLFRPSSCLTRAFPGPTFVSWQPSLARFLPVSQQPRQAQVLPHTGLSTSSSCLTVASPGPAPVPGRHLQAQNFLKSASLVPTAASWWPMKAQNLLKLTSPGPAPASCQHLQAQPLPHGGFSRPSSSSGLSLQAQLLPHNSLFWPSSCPAHSGQCRPKTSSSQTLQARLPLRGGMNRPSFDLRTASAGRALASQGLLQAQLLPHGGCPRPSFCLPASSLNRHSSSLTVAHLGPTHDCRAISRPSACLLADS, encoded by the exons atg CTCCTACCTCccggcagcctctccaggcccagaacTTTCTCCAGTCAGCCTCCACAGACCAAGCTCATGACTCACAATGGCCTATTTAGGCCCATACCCTACCTCACGGCAGTCTCCGCAGATGAGGCTACTGCCTCACAACAGCCTCCACAGGCACAGCTCCACCGTTACAATGGCCTCTTtagacccagctcctgcctcccagccttctctccaGGCCCTGAACTTCCTCAAGTCGAcctcaccaggcccagctcatgCTTCttggcagcctctccaggcccagctcctgcatcttggcagcctctccaggcccagcctctgcctcctgtcagccTCTACAGTCCCAACATCTGTCTCACAGCAGATTCTTCAGGCCCAGCATCTGCCTCACTGTGGACCACCCAAGCCAAGCTCCCAACCTTTCAGCAGCTTCTACACACCCAGCTCCTGCCACCCAGTGGCCTCTTTAGGCCAAGCTCATGCCTCACAAGGGCCTTTCCAGGCCCAACTTTTGTCTCATGGCAACCTTCCCTGGCCAGATTCCTGCCTGTCTCCCAGCAGCCTAGACAGGCCCAGGTCTTGCCTCACACTGGCCTGTCTACATCCAGCTCTTgcctcacggtggcctctccaggcccagctcctgtcCCAGGACGTCATCTCCAGGCCCAAAACTTCCTCAAGTCAGCCTCTCTAGTCCCAACTGCTGCCTCCTGGTGGCCTATGaaggcccaaaatctcctcaagttgacctctccaggcccagctcctgcctcctgtcAGCATCTACAGgcccaacctctgcctcatgggggcttctccaggcccagctcttcctctgGGCTGAGTCTACAGGCACAACTGCTGCCTCACAACAGCCTTTTTTGGCCCAGTTCCTGTCCAGCTCACAGCGGCCAATGTAGGCCCAAAACTTCCTCAAGTCAAACTCTCCAGGCCCGCCTTCCGCTTCGCGGTGGCATGAACAGGCCCAGCTTTGACTTGAGAACAGCCTCTGCAGGCCGTGCTCTTGCCTCCCAGGggcttctccaggcccagctcttgccTCATGGCGGCTGCCCCAGGCCAAGTTTCTGCCTGCCTGCCAGCAGCCTCAACAGGCACAGCTCCTCCCTCACAGTGGCCCATTTAGGCCCAACTCATGACTGTCGGGCCATTTCCAGGCCTAGTGCCTGCCTCCTGGCTGACTCTTGA